Proteins encoded by one window of Nicotiana tabacum cultivar K326 chromosome 10, ASM71507v2, whole genome shotgun sequence:
- the LOC107761515 gene encoding uncharacterized protein LOC107761515 — protein sequence MNNLSLSSLKKLDHEDELLLTLSLSPTTPMDSTIPPFSFPLNLVIPPPLPPSPPPPPPTLLYGSDVNIEENIVESNVALVYDQMNEPSGARMRVGLTARTRKKSTPSLKEGESETITPPYPWATTKRAIVHTLDYLISNGITVISGEVQCKKCQQQYQIQYDLQEKFKEIATFILKTKSVMRDRAPIIWMNPNLPNCKYCNQNNCVKPIISERRSSINWLFLLLGQMIGCCKLDALKYFCMHTKNHRTGAKDRLVYLTYLELCKQLDPEGPFDR from the coding sequence ATGAACAATCTCTCTTTGTCATCTTTGAAAAAACTTGACCATGAAGATGAACTTCTTCTTACTCTTTCACTTTCACCTACAACACCAATGGATAGTACTATTCCACCCTTTTCATTTCCTTTAAACTTAGTGATACCACCACCATTGCCACCGTCGCCGCCACCGCCACCTCCTACTCTTCTATATGGTAGTGACGTCAATATAGAAGAAAATATTGTAGAATCAAATGTGGCCCTAGTTTATGATCAGATGAATGAACCATCAGGAGCTCGTATGAGAGTTGGTTTAACAGCACGAACACGAAAAAAATCTACACCATCTCTTAAAGAAGGAGAGAGTGAAACAATCACACCACCCTATCCTTGGGCAACTACGAAACGTGCCATAGTGCACACTCTCGATTATCTTATATCGAATGGTATTACTGTTATATCGGGTGAAGTTCAATGCAAGAAGTGCCAACAACAATATCAAATACAATACGATTTGCAAGAAAAGTTCAAAGAGATTGCTACATTTATATTAAAAACTAAGAGTGTTATGCGTGATAGGGCACCTATTATTTGGATGAACCCTAATCTTCCTAATTGCAAATATTGCAACCAAAACAATTGTGTTAAGCCAATTATATCCGAGAGAAGGTCGTCAATAAATTGGCTATTTTTGCTATTAGGGCAAATGATTGGATGTTGCAAACTTGATGCATTGAAATATTTTTGTATGCATACAAAGAATCATAGAACAGGTGCTAAAGATCGTCTTGTTTATCttacatatttggagctatgtaAGCAATTGGATCCAGAAGGACCCTTTGATCGATAA